The following DNA comes from Gemmatimonadota bacterium.
AGCCTGGCGTCGCTGCCCTCGCTGCGCGCTTACGACAGCCGCCGGATTTCCAGCTGGAATACCTCCGGAGAAAACTCCGATTTCTGGCGCATCGAAGCCGGCGAGAAGCGCGTCATCGGCGAGATCGACGAACCGGGATGCATCAAGCACCTGTGGATGACGCTTGGACTGCCGGCGGAGGACTACTGCCGGCGCATCGTACTAC
Coding sequences within:
- a CDS encoding DUF2961 domain-containing protein, which produces MIGQTSLASLPSLRAYDSRRISSWNTSGENSDFWRIEAGEKRVIGEIDEPGCIKHLWMTLGLPAEDYCRRIVLRMYWDGSAEPSVECPIGDFFGLGHGMRKDFITAPLQMSPQ